The Drosophila sechellia strain sech25 chromosome 2R, ASM438219v1, whole genome shotgun sequence nucleotide sequence AGAGAGAACAAAAGTAGAAAAGACTTATGCAGCTAGGAGTACTATGATCAACCTTATACTTTTGTGACTAATacactgtttttttttttttttttttaatttcaggCTTCTTTGGTAATGGATCCTTGTGCCAGGAGCGTCAGCATCAAAACTCTGAATTCCTGATTGTCAGCCATGGTGTGATGATCGCTCGCGTTCCGCTAAACGGACGTAATGTCCGGCCCATTTCGATGGCCCAGATGGCCATTGGTCTAGACAAAGATTGCGTGGAGGGCCGCGTCTACTGGGGCGATATTTCGACCAAGAAGATCGTGAGCGCCAAATACGACAGCACTGATCTGCGACCGTTTATCACCACTGGTAGGATACAATTATTGTTGGCCGAAAGCAAATGCCTAACCCATTATTCTCCTCAGATATTGAATCTCCCGAGGGTATTGCCATTGATGTGATCTCGCGACGCCTTTATTGGGCGGACTCAGAAAAGGATACCATTGAGGTGGCCAGCCTGGACGACCCTTCCTTGCGGACAGTGATCATCAACAAGCAGCTCGTCAACCCCCGTGGTATTGCTGTGGATCCCTACAGGGAGTAAGTCCTGGTTTCAACACCATTTGCAAACTGCCCTCTAACGGTATGATTTACCAGGAAACTGTTCTGGTCGGATTGGGACCGCGAATCACCCAAGATCGAGATGTCTAACCTGGACGGCACTGGTCGAGAACTTCTGCTGGGCAAGGATGCTGTCACTCTGCCCAACTCCTTGGTGGTGCTTGAGAACTCCGGCGAGGTGTGCTACGCGGATGCGGGAACCAAAAAGGTGGAGTGCATCGAGCCACAAAACCGCCAAATCCGCACCATCTCCAACCAACTGACTTATCCCTTCGGCATTACCTTCACGCACGATCAGTTCTACTGGACGGACTGGACCACGTGAGTTCTTTGCATTGCTTTGGTTCAGGAATCGATACTAACAGGAATATTTTATGTAGGAAAAAAGTGGAGATCGTTGACAGCTTGGGAGCACGGCAGACGCCCATTCAGCCGCCCTTCTTTGGCAGCCACAAGATGTACGGCATGACAGTCGTGGAGCAGCACTGCCCGCAGTACCAGAGTCCCTGCCAGATCAGCAACGGCGGATGCACGGACTCCCGGCTCTGCCTGGTCAACCGACAGGCTCCGTCCGGAAAGAGCTGCAAGTGCACCAGCGCCTCCACAGGATGCACCGTGCCGGCGCCCGGCTACTAAGTCTATTTTAAATGCAAACTGAAATTATTTTTCGATACGTATACAATCATATAAAAAGCAAGTTAACCAAAGCGCGGAAGGGTATCGaagtaaactaaactaaattaacTTAACTAACTAGGAGTGCCTGTGTGCCATTTCAAAGAAGAATAAAGAATAAAGAGAAAAGAATAAAGAGAAACCAGCTAGAAATTTAGCCAGAATTTAAGTGCTTGGGAGAAGCGTTTCTTAGATCCaatgttcaaaaaataattcaataGTTAATTCAAGAAAATCGTTATATAACCGTCTTTACTCCCCTGAGCTAAAGGCAAATTCTTACATAAATTACTTTTTATAAGACCGAATGCAAGTTCAGCTTTGTCGACAAATAAATTgaactaaaaaacaaaattcttTGTTCGGGATCCCAAATCAATATTCAAAATCTTACGATGATTGAAGCTCTATAACAAATTGGATGTGATGTAATCAAAAAGTCGAATATTTATTTCCAACTATAGTTTGAGTTTATTGTGAGTTCTGCTCGGCATGCCTTAAAGAGCAAGGCGCCGATAAATATTACAGCAAGTTTATACCCTAGTCCGCACTAATCGTATCTCTAATGCCGCAGACAATGCCAATTGCGGCTCAGTTAACTACTTTTGTACATTGAGACATCGATTTGATCTATGTGGCCTATGTGGTTGCAGATGTACAGATTCATTCAGTAGTATACGGAACTATATATGTCTATATAAATAGGTTTCTGGGGTGCTAGGCATAAGCTAAACTAGGTATTCCCTCGAGACACTGGAATGCATTTCATCGTCATCGTTGACTAAAATTTCCTTATAAAACTGACGTAAGTGCTTTAACTAACATTTTTGTGAGTGTGAATGTTTGTGTGGTATGTGGCATGTGGTTGAGTAGGTACATAgtttgctttaattaatttctaaAGAGCCTATAGCTGGGATCGAATTGAGTTACACTTTGCTACAGGGTTGTGTTAGATGCGAACGCTGGTTCACATAGCTCATTGAATTTGGTACAGTTTCCGATACTTGATCCTTGGTTCGAACTAGCCTTAAATAGTTAACTCTAAACTCTATATCTAAATTCTGTTGTCTTTCGAATTAAGTTTTGTTCATAAAGTTCTAGtagtttgttttcctttttttaagttttaatgCATGGTTGGTTCTTACTCACATAGTTTATATACAAAttctttgatttattttactatatgtatacatatttcTGTTGGTTTTGTAAAGCATTAGAGTATACCAAAGCCCGTTCCAATTTATGTTATGAAAACCGTTTCACTTTCTGGTTTGTTTTTCTCCTTCTTTCTCTCCTATAATTACGTAAAACACTCCTAGTAGTTTTACAAAATGTGAATCTGAATGTGTGTATAGTACAAGACATCGATAGCACCttcatatatgtatctatatggGGTTATAAGTGGGTCAGAGGAAGATCCTCCCGAAGGAAGGGGAAGCTAAACCGAGCTGAAGCCCAACTAAGTGGTCATACCTAAGGTATATACATGGTTTTTGCGTTAAAGCCCGATCTATTTGATAGTTTGCTACATCTGGCTTAGAACTAGGCATCCGATATATACAGTTATACAGTTTTCTCAATCATCTTCCCACCTATCCAATAGTTTAACTACATTTGTTGTTCCCAAAACACAATTTGCCGCGGCTTCCTTTGTGCAAAGCTGACATGTTCATAGCTTACAACTAATTTGCAAAACATgcaatatacaatatatgcCTACTCCCTAGCGATAAACTGATAAGCACGCGCCACTCCCTAGTGATCTATTAAACGTACGAGACTAATCTAATGGGACTCGAAGTGGACTAACCGGGAACGCACACCACAGACAGCCTTTGGGGTGGGTGGGTTTATTTGGCTGGGTTCCTAATACTTTCGCTCTGCCTAGAACTTATCTCTAcgggtgtgtctgtgtgtgctgGCCGTATTCTATATCCACTTGTTTTTCGACATGGAGGAGCGGAGTCGGCGCCCCCACATCAGGTTGTATCATACGATCGTTCCCTGCAAATGCTGTGGCGATGACACCTGAGATGACTGCTGTCCCAGCGAGTCCTGTGCTTGCAGTGATCCACTGGCGCCCGATGAGGTACTTGGTCCGGGTCCCAGGTCAGCAGTATTGATGGCCAGTGAGGAGCCACCACCCAGCATGCCTCCGGTGGAGGAACCTGCTCCAGATGGGTTAATGCCAcctccaccgccaccgcctAACACACAGGGCACACCTAACATGGGTGTGGGCTCCTCGGGCGGTGTCACCTGCAAGGATATCTGGTTCTGAGGGAGAGAACAGGAAGTTAGCCTTATGGTTAATTACACAGATCACTATGGCACCCACCTCCATGCCGATGCTACCGTTTAGGGATATCTTAATGGGATTACTATGGTTCGTTGCCTGCATGAGGGTAGTGAAGTGGCTAATGCCGATCTCTTCCAGCGACGACTTTCTCCGGCCGTGGCTGACGCCCACGCTGGGAAGGCCCTGTCGCAGGGACGAGGATCGACGCAGCAGGATATCGTTGTCGATCTGCAATGGGAACAAGCACGGGAAATATCCACCAAGATTGGCGATAATTAATGGGGTTAGTAAGCCCAAGAAAGATGTACTTTGATACCAACGAAACTCAATTACGTTTACACATACAAATTGGCAATTGTTGCAGTAACAGCTACAGTCACTCAAAGAACTAAACGAACACATAAAGAAGAAACACATGAACGTCAACTCGTAATGCGGCTCGATGGTGGGGCTAATTTGTTTTAAACTTGGACACTTAAATGAAACGTGTCTAATATTTCATGAGTTTCCTTGTTTTAGTGATTCTTCTCTGGGTGCGGACTATGACTACGGTTTGCTGTTGTAGTTGattgttgcagttgttttgcggttgctgctgtagattgttgcagttgcagttgctgccgTGCTTGTTTGGAGGGGTGATCTGCGGCTTAATTTTGTGTTCCCATAATTTTGATGCTAAGTGTGAGAGTGCAAATGCTGTCCCACAAATGGGACAAGCAACAAAGTGAACACATTCGTTTGTCTAGCCAATTGGTTAAGAAATCAACAATTTGAGTTAAACTCAATGGAGGACTATTAATCTTGTGTCATAGATCATTAATAATCGCAGCATAaaggaaatttaattttgtggTCGTAAACTAAACTCAAATGTTAAAATGTAACAAACAAACGTGGAAACGTGAATCGAATCAAACGAACAAACATAGAGAAGGAAATCGGTGGCGTGTGTTTGGTGTGTGGGTGTAATAGGAATAATAGCCAACCCGCAATGAGTTACTCCGTCCTCGCTGATTGCCAACCACCGTCGGACTGTCGGGTAGAGAAAGAGAATTCGATTTAATTTGCTGCATCGGGGGACTACAGCGCTGCGAGGATGATCCATACCCGGCCAAGGTCTGAACGCTCTGCATTTGCATGGGGTTCAATCCGGCAATGCCGGATCCTCGACGCGATCCAGCCCCGACGGCGGTGTTGGCCATGTTCATGTTCATCTGCGGCATCTGAGGGCCGCATGTGGCACCCAGGTTGATGTTCGAGCAGAACGAGATGTTCGACTTGCGGCGCGAGTTGTGTCGCTCGAAGGTCTTTTGGGCAGAGAACGGCGACGGCCTCACCAAGTATCTAATggaaaatttacaaaataaaaccaatttaGAAGAGCATTTTCTACGAGGTCTACGAGTAGAGGTATGGATGTTTTCTACTCATGGCATCATACTCATTATACCTTATCAACAGTTAACTGtataaaataatttcttaGAAAAGTATGATATTACTCACATGAGATCGCCTTCCTCCAGTTTGAGATCACAGCTCGGGTTGATTATCACATAGGACAGGTGGTTGCGTTTCTCGCTCACATCGTCGTAGTCGATTGTGGGTAGATTCAGAGACTCCATCCGACTTCGCACGAGATTCGCGATCTCCGCCCGCTCGATCTGCTGGGCATGGTTATCCCTCGCCTCGTCGGCCAGATTGATGGAGTACTAAAAGATTGAAGTACTTGCTCAGCACACTATCTTAAGGTAAACCATTTACAGGATGTTACAGGCCAGTTGGGTTTCCCACTTGCaataattgaattgaattttaaCGAAAGTGTAGTACACTTCACGAACCAAACCATGCCCAATAAGAGACTTTAACAGAAAACCCAAAGAGGCCCGCATAAGAATGTGCTAGCTGATCCTGAGTGTGTGTTATTGTTGTGCGAAAATGCAGACGAGACCGATGGGCAGCATCGTCCCTTGCTGGTTTAGTTGTTTTAGTTGTAGTGAATCATGCTACCATACAAAGAACATCATGCTGCAGAAGCCGGAATGATATCAAGACGGACCTACCTGAAACCAAACTTAAATGGCACCCCCTAACCCAGTTGATTGATTGAAATCGAAAATGGAGAATGCTGTTGAGTGGGGCGCTACTTACGGATGATCCTTTGCGCTCCGAGCAACCGCCCAGGCAGTTGACCGACCGCTGGCGTTGCGGCTGAGGCCGGAAGCTGCTGGCGCCACCTGTTGCCGACCCAGGCGGACGGTAGGTGACCCCGCGCAGCATTTCCGTCGAGTCCTTCGTCGAGTCGGGCGTGCCGGTCTCCTCGTCGTACTGAGGCATGCCCATGATTAGTTTGGTGTATGCAAATTCGAGTTCAATGAGTTCGGTTAAACACAAAATgatttacatatttaattggtttttaattgaaatggcaAATTGCTTTCACTGCTCTCAGTGTTCGagtatgcatgtgtgtgtgagagagagTATCAGTGTGTGGTATGGTGACTGAGTTGTGGCCTTAGCAAAATGGTTAACATTTAGGTTGTTTAGGCATGCCGTGGGGAGGAAACACGCAAAAGTTTGTTTCCCCCTTCCGCTAACGGTTGAATCAAAAATTTTAAGAACTGAAAACACGcgatttattgatttaaaaaGCCAGAAAGCAAAAAGTTTCTCAACCAAAATCGATAAAAACTCTATGGAAACGGTGCTGGGCAAGCTATTGGCGGTTGTTTCTCAACTGGGAAATAGAGAAAACAAAGTTTCTACCATTGGGACGACATTTCACCTACGTTCGGAGGTTTTTCAAGtctaattaaattaagttttttttcgTGTTTGCCAATTAACCCAAAATTGTTTGCCCATCCCCCATGCGTTTGGCTCTTATTGATTTTCAAATCGAGCGAGCATTTTTAATGAGCAATCAGCGTGCGCATCTGGGCAGGGACAAAAACTTTGAGTAATTGGGGAGTTGTTCGTTCAATGCCACAGAATGGGTTAGAAAGAGTCACAACTGCAAGGCCTGGCACAATAAGCAAATGCAATCAGCTAATTAAAAGGCGGCATGCACACAGCAACGGAAACAAAATCGGAAGGAAaacaaaactgaaactgaagccAAATTAAAGCCGGGAAAGCCAAGCATGCAGCAGCCAACAGGTCACGCAAAAAGGACCAACAGGATGGGATTGGAGGTACCACTACCCACTCCCAGGAACAACAACACTACGACTAGACTACACACAGTTACACACAACGAATTGGTGGCCAGACTAAAGGGGCAGGCATATGAGAATGTATGAAGTGTGGCTGGTGTTTCGGTATTTCATTGGTATTTcgtttgttttcgttttcattttcattttcgcttTTTCTTATTTGCTTTTCGCTTTGGGGAACTCACTGCGTGCGTGTGCGTCAGGTCCAATACAAACGCAAATCAATTGTTCAATTGGTACAGCGGGGCGTATGTGTAATTTGTATGAGTAATTTCATTGGTCTAATCTAATATGCTCACAGAATGCTGGCTAATGGTTCGTCTGTCTGATCTGTTATCCTATCGAATGATGAATGCTGTGACGGCAAAACTTAATCCAAAAACGAAACGGGCGATTGGGGTATGAGCGGATAACTTGCGGCCTGATTTGCAGCAAGGTCAGAGCTACtggaaaagtaaacaaaataagGAGGGCAATctaacggaaacggaaactgcaatgggagtgggagtcgtaatcggaatcggaatcagaATCAGCACGCTATGCTTTGTATAAATGAGTATATTCTGGTATGTAGGAGTTTACTTTAAAGGGAGCGAGTCGTTGCTAATAGCGTCAATCAATCTTATAGTATATATGTTTTAAGGATAAATCTAAATCTTTACCATCTCGGCCGTTTACGATTACAAATTGAAaggattatatatatttgaatatatatatatatatatttatatatttatagagagagagagagagcgagagagggaAACAGGTATATGTATGCACTTAACATTATTCGAGGTAAATATGCAAACTTCGTATGATGAACAGACTTGAGACTCAATGCAGTTAGTAGTAAAGCGTAAGCGTGTGATTTATAACACAAAACCCAAAAGTAAACCAACTGAGGAATAGTGAAACTAAAAACCGAATCGAACCGAACACAATCAAAAGAACTTCGATTAGGCCTCGTCGTCACCTGGGGAACTCAATTAGTTAATTTGCAAATGAAGTTAAAAAGTTATCGTTTTCTGTTTAATTTGCTTTTCGCTGTGTTTCGGTGTGTGTACCTAATCGCAGCTCGAGATGCGAACAAGTGAGCAAAGACAAGTAAAAGGCTATAGTTAGAGTAGAGCTAGGAAGATAGAGTTAGACATAGAGAAACAGAGAGATATAGTCAGGCTAAGTGTGGACTGGTGAGTGAGTGGAGTGAGCGTGTTAGTTGGGTTAGAAACAAATGTCTCTCGAGTGTCCTGCAGAGCCGTCCCCCTTTTTCTTTAGTTGGGATCGGATGCGCGGTCTAGAAGTTTGATCTTGGGATCTGATCTTGAGATTTGctattgtttgttttgccttGGACTCACCGATGGACGCAAGCGCACACAATGCCTGCTGAAGGCCGAGAAGGGTCCCCATCTCTCGACCGGCGAGTTACTCACATGAGACGTGTCCGCATTCGAGGTGTCCTGCGTGCGGTAAATGCCAATGGGTATTTCGCAGGTGGTGGAGCACAGCTTCTGGTACAGCCGACCATAGGTGCGTATCCACATGTCGTCCTTGGTGATGCGCATCTGCGGATGAAAAAGTTGAGACAAATCGCTTTTCATCACCTGATTGGCACTAACCGAGGTCAAGAACCCACTGCCCGGCGCCTGGTCAAtgcccagcagcagccgcacaAAGGTAATCACATAGTCCTTCACGAAGGCCTGGTACAGCAGGGTGTCCAACATGGAGGCACTGAACACGGCTCCTGCGGCAAAGGGCAGACGGAACATATAGGAGATGTGCGACCCGCGCTCCTTCTCGCGCTGCAATTAAGTGAGCGGCAAATTAACCAAATGTCAACTGAAAGGGGGGCGGGGGGCCAACGCGCTACCGACCTTCTCCATTTTGCTCAGATGGAGGGCATACTTGTCGTGGGCCCGGAACTGCATGAACCTCATGTTGGAGCTCTGCGACAGCTCGGTAATGCTCTTGATGCTGGGAAAGAATCTACAAAGAGGCAGGACGGTGTCCAAGCTGTTTCAGTTAAGCTAACTATCACTTACTTGAACATATTCTGCACGGCCACTATGGTGTTGCAGTCTGAGAGGGAGTCCTCCTCGGCCGAATTGGAGAGCTCCTTGTTGACCACCACCACACTTTCTGCCAAAGTGATGCCAGCCCTCAGCAGATCGTCCAGGCAGTCGATCGACCCCAGCATCCAGTAGACCTGCGACCAAGTAGAATTAGAATGCACCAACAAATTTAGAATTTTACAGCCTACCAAAGGAAAGTAAGACAACGCATCTAGGAAGGCCACATCTGGCCTTCTCTCCAGGAGCAGGATGATGGGATTCAGCGAGGTCTTCGATCGGAAGTGAGCTCTTAGCGGGATGATGAAGTTGTATATGCCATTGGAGGCGTAATCCGCAGCCAGGATAATCGTCTTGTTCTGCCACTGGTATTCCTTTGCGTTTCGATAGCTGCAGTGCTCGCAGACCTGCGAAAGAGATTGGTTTTCCTCCAAATGAAATGGTCTGGCCCAAGGACTGTCATAGCGACCCACCTGAGCCAACTGCAGACAGCAGAGCGGCTTCTTCTCTTTGAGCAAGTAGCAGAGCGTGGGACTAACGCCAATGAAGGGTGAAACAGGTGGAAACCCCTTGACGATGCTGGAATGGCAGACGACTCTGGGTTAGACGTGAGCTCCCCGTGGACAAGGCGATGGGCGACAGGTTTTAAGGTGGGTGGTGAGATGTGCGGGTGGGAAAACAAGCAGATTGTGCTGGGACTCAAACGATATAGCTACAAGTTGGGAAATTGTGTCGGGTAAAAAGGGAAATGAAAACTACGAGCAGATCCAAAGCATTCACTACGAATTAACAGAATGGTGAAACTTAAACTTTAACTGTGATTCCCAGAACCCTGCAGTTGTGCTCCTCCTACGACCACTGCGTATGGAGGCGAAACTTTGGCGCTTTCAGGAAGCCCTATGGAATGAATACACAATTGcagccgaaaaacaaaacaaagccaaGGAGCAAGCAGAAGCAAATGCTGATTATATGCAGATGCACCGCGGCACCGAGAGTCACGACAAACAGCACAGAATCTCGAGTTGTTCCGCCTTAGTTGGTCCAAGGTAAACGGCGGCGTCATTAAAAGATGTCCTGCGGCAggcaaacaaaagcaacaacaacgaacgAACAGCAACAACGAGACAAGAACTCTTCAACAAATGGCGTGTGTCCGCAGAATGTCCTTCCCCCCCATCCCCCCCCATCAGTCAGACTTACCAGGAGTAGTCGTAGACCCAAACCGGACGCACCGGTCGACGTGTCTCTACGGAACTGCTCGACGTGAATGCCGTTGCCCCACTTCCTGCTGCCATTGCTGTTGTCGCTGCCACCGCCGGCGTGGTTGTTGTGGTGGCAGTGGAGCAACTGCAGGAGCAACATCGCTGCAACTGACGCCTTCTGGCTGCCAGTCTGGCCAGAGTTCCTCCATTCAGGCCCACACCCATggccattcccattcccattccggGCACCGAGCGGCACTCACTATCGCAGCTGTAGCTCTTTTTCATGACGCGCCTGCGCAACTGGGGTAGATACTCCTCGGACGGCATGGCAGCGGAATCGGCATTAGTTCCGGACTCGCCTGCAGAATCACTTGGATatgcaggagcaggagcagcagcaacagcagcagcggaagCGGAAGCAGTGGCACTGCAGAAGCTGCAACCGCGCTGATACGAATCCTCCGAGGAGCTCATGATGAGCGAATAAGTGCGCGATTGTGGAAAGTGCCCGCCCAAGCAGCTGAGGCGATGTTTCGATTGTTGTTTAGTTTGATGTGTTCAAAGAACTTAAGGAATGGGGCGGGTGTCTAGTGCTTAAGTACAACATATACAATTTACATTCAGTCGGATCTCGCAGTCCTCAACGATCCACTTCTTTTGTACAATAATATACTTAGATCGATTCGGATTGCTGAGAGCAGACTAGCATGGTCTATGTACACAGATTCATGTCAGAGGTTAGTTTCTTGTGGAAAACAGAGTAGCTAAGAAATATAGTTAGTGATACACATACGTAGTACAATCTGTTTGGGGGTCTAGATCTATATTGATAGAGACACTACACTGGGAAAGGTGGATACGGTGCCTCGGAATAGTGACAAAAAGGGGAGTGTGAAGGGTTTGATTAGAGGGGAGATACTTACGCAATCTTCTCGGATGGCGAACGCCAGGGCATCTCGTCGTCGATCTCATCATCACTCTCGTCCCCCTCTTCGCCATCGTCGTTGCCGGCAATGCTGAATGAGGAGGAGGTGAACATGTCGGGCACAGGCAGGATCGAGGGACGTCTACTACCTGAAAATGGGAGTGATGTAGTTTTTCTAAATAGATACGTCATATTTCTGGGGCAACTAAGAAATTATACTTTCCAATCAACGCTGTTAAAACTGGGTTTGGCAACGGAAGGAATAATTCGAATAGATCTTATCCCAAGTAGTTGTAAGACTGGATTTCCTCTTTAAACTTACCCCTCCGCTGGTTGAGCACATCTGGGCTGAGCAGGTTGGGATTGTTGGCAAAGGGCACATCCAGGTGATTGCCCGTGGTGGTCAGTGTGGCCGGGGTGATACTGAGCGAGGTGCCCATGCTGTGGGCACTGCCCAAGCCGAGGCCGCCTCCACCACATCCACCCGATCCGCCCGCCATGCTGGGAGATCCCATCGTCTGGGGCGGTGGCGGCAGGGTCGTTGTGGTTATCGTTGCCGCCGTCTGGGTCACCGTCGTGTCCTTGAGGTTCTGCCTAGAGTCCGAGATTATCACAGCCGTCGGATTTTCGCTAGCTAAATTGGGGCAAAGCAGAAAGTGCAATTAGTCCCGGTCAACTTGACGATCAATATCCATTCTAATTACAACTACTTAGGCGCTTGCTATACAGGATAAAATGTCCACTAATTTCAGCTGAGCGACAAAAATGTGACAGAGAAAAGGGCAAAAAGGCAAGTGGAGCGGGTTCATTGGGGGGAGATTCTACAAGACAAACCTGGGAAAACAACTCGTTAAAAGTCCTCGACAAGCTTGCACTGGCTGGGAAACTTTCGGCAAAGTGATTAAGGTgcaacttggccaaaatgttGTCTTTCCCCTTCTGCCAACAGTTTTTGGTTACTTAATTACAGGGGCGGCTGTGGGAAAGGGGTGAGCTACGATGACGGGTCTAATTTGAACGCACAATAAGCTAGACTATTTCTATGCAGCTAATTTACACGAATTGTTGCGTGAGGTGTACATATTATTTACAGCTAGTTCTACACATCCAAAGctcatgcacacacacacacaaataacaTGGCAAACAGAACGAAGTGCAAAGACAGGCGGAAGAAGAAAATGACGGGCGGAAGTTGAAAAAGTGATGTTTGAGCAAAGACAACTACGAAACGTGAAGAAGAAGCCATGTAAAAAATGAAGCAAACAACAGAAATAGTTTTGCGTAGTGGCAAAAGGAGAAAACAGGAAAAAGTGCGAGGCCAGCGTGGGTGTGGTCATTAGGGTGGAcctttatttaaaattcgttATTTCGACTATCGGTTTTTCaacaaataatatttacaattaCCGCGTGTAAATTACAGTTAAGCTTGAATattagatagatagatatacgTTAAACACGATTTCTTATGCGGTGCATCTTGCACGTTTTAATGGTCCACCCTAGTGTTCATGTATGGGTTTTTTATTTGACTGGTGTATGTGGGAGGAAGGAATGCAGAAATGGGCTTGGATGGCGCCGGATGTGTGCTTTGACATGGGTAGCGAAGAATGTAACATGGGGTGGGGTTTAAAGGCAGCTCAAGCTCCAAAATCGAGACAGCAAGAGAAAAACTGCGAAAGATATATGTGGCTTGGATGTGGGGACGCTGAATCGGTTTTCGGTGAGTGATAGAGTTAGGCAAAGAACGTGAACGAAATATTTGTGATTTGCTTCATTTTTTTGGTAGtatcttttctttttggaTTCCAAAGATGCGGGTTTTGCTTGACTTGCGGGCTTTTTACTTTCGTTTGGGGTTTCGTTAGTTCTGGTGTCACACTCACGCACAAATAGTGATGCAAACTCGCCACTGTCAGGTGTTTGCATTGGTGGATGCGGTtgcggatacggatacggttGCAAGTGGGTGGTGCCGGTGGTGCCACCACCACTATCGTAACTGGGACTGTGgggcacacgcacacaaacagaCGGCACTGGTGGTGGTGCGGCTGCGGCGGTTGAGGTTGcatt carries:
- the LOC6608495 gene encoding potassium channel subfamily T member 2 isoform X2: MSMFFFRLHNLQRAEENKRKKRVEQQRQQQRQRRGAKVFKCVSDSTGHLTLAPSRLFERTPMSPSDSLDEIALQIPRVRVEYYVNENTFKERLQLYFIKNQRSSLRIRIADLFLKLLSCVLYIIRVILDKNPTFITCYGCEVGNKTEFIISAKLTEEEFQENPIINWDAILWVNRPTVLWVLQLLLAMVSLTQSLVLTYLGYKGNIWQQILSFHFILELVTTIPFALTIVHPPLRNLFIPIFLNCWLAKRSLENMFNDLHRAMQKSQSALSQQLTILSATLLCLVFTSVCGIQHFQRAGHRHLNLFQSTYYVVVTFSTVGYGDFVPDIWPSQLYMVIMICVALIVLPTQFEQLAFTWMERQKLGGSYSSHRAQSEKHVVVCSTTLHADTIMDFLNEFYAHPLLQDFYVVLLSPMELDTTMRMILQVPIWAQRVIYIQGSCLKDGDLARARMNEAEACFILAARNYADKTAADEHTILRSWAVKDFAPNVPQYVQIFRPEHKLHVKFAEHVVCEDEFKYALLANNCTCPGASTLVTLLLHTSRGQEGQQSPEEWHRLYGKCSGNEIYHIVLGDSRFFGEYEGKSFTYASFHSHRKYGVALVGVRPAELPEFYEETILLNPGPRHIMKKDDTCYYMSITKEENSAFVVNQNQTSDPTAAAKEGGGTGGGGGASSSASHHPTAATASENPTAVIISDSRQNLKDTTVTQTAATITTTTLPPPPQTMGSPSMAGGSGGCGGGGLGLGSAHSMGTSLSITPATLTTTGNHLDVPFANNPNLLSPDVLNQRRGSRRPSILPVPDMFTSSSFSIAGNDDGEEGDESDDEIDDEMPWRSPSEKIACLGGHFPQSRTYSLIMSSSEDSYQRGCSFCSATASASAAAVAAAPAPAYPSDSAGESGTNADSAAMPSEEYLPQLRRRVMKKSYSCDSECRSVPGMGMGMAMGVGLNGGTLARLAARRRQLQRCCSCSCSTATTTTTPAVAATTAMAAGSGATAFTSSSSVETRRPVRPVWVYDYSCIVKGFPPVSPFIGVSPTLCYLLKEKKPLCCLQLAQVCEHCSYRNAKEYQWQNKTIILAADYASNGIYNFIIPLRAHFRSKTSLNPIILLLERRPDVAFLDALSYFPLVYWMLGSIDCLDDLLRAGITLAESVVVVNKELSNSAEEDSLSDCNTIVAVQNMFKFFPSIKSITELSQSSNMRFMQFRAHDKYALHLSKMEKREKERGSHISYMFRLPFAAGAVFSASMLDTLLYQAFVKDYVITFVRLLLGIDQAPGSGFLTSMRITKDDMWIRTYGRLYQKLCSTTCEIPIGIYRTQDTSNADTSHVSNSPVERWGPFSAFSRHCVRLRPSYDEETGTPDSTKDSTEMLRGVTYRPPGSATGGASSFRPQPQRQRSVNCLGGCSERKGSSYSINLADEARDNHAQQIERAEIANLVRSRMESLNLPTIDYDDVSEKRNHLSYVIINPSCDLKLEEGDLIYLVRPSPFSAQKTFERHNSRRKSNISFCSNINLGATCGPQMPQMNMNMANTAVGAGSRRGSGIAGLNPMQMQSVQTLAGYGSSSQRCSPPMQQIKSNSLSLPDSPTVVGNQRGRSNSLRIDNDILLRRSSSLRQGLPSVGVSHGRRKSSLEEIGISHFTTLMQATNHSNPIKISLNGSIGMENQISLQVTPPEEPTPMLGVPCVLGGGGGGGINPSGAGSSTGGMLGGGSSLAINTADLGPGPSTSSGASGSLQAQDSLGQQSSQVSSPQHLQGTIV